ataaaaatgatgtttttgcagagttacattttttaaaggtatgGGTAAAtgggtattgagatatgcttgcagtgataagaaaacttagcaggcgaccttgtaaaatgcagacaaccagactccttagaacaattaggtgaaaatcacggtgttaagtcaagtcagataagtgaagaaacactaccacttcaaacagtaaaaaagtcaaaagaaatttgaaatttaacaggctggcaactgaaggccatgcattgtctgtgaagcatcagatagattgtgattacccactcagtggggaaacaggggagggtcctgtcatcaagAAGTacataaactgtgttttggaaccagtaggtgcactcctgcttgtgggacgcccgccattgcaatcgcgaataaattactacttcactgagatccttgcctgagcctaagttattggctacagagtgtttctcacaatacTTTTTTCCAAATGTGGAGGCTAGAAGTAAGTGGTATAAGAGACATTTCAGAATGAGGTAAACATACTACGCAGgctatatatttaaataaaaattccaacAGTGATTTGGCCatattatgaaattatttaaaattaagcagaaagaaaaatatgcttacaaaaatctaaaaataaatctaggTTGACCCTAACAGCAAATTGTAAATTAACTCATTCACAAAGAGATTtcctactgcattttttttaaacatagcCAGACCAAAGCACAACTTGAAATAGCTTCACTGCTATTTCCATGGCACTTCTTCATGGTTCCTTCTAAAATACCTGCTCAACCTCAGCTTATCTCCTTGAGTTTAAATCTGAATTAAGACTGATACTGTACACACAATGTCACAACACTCCAGTGAATAGTCTACTTCCAACCCATACTTCAGCTTTATTTGCACGAGTGTGCATTCTGAAACATCTGTTCAGAACAGAGACAGCTCTTTAAAGGTTTATGTCAAAGATCTCAATTTTAAGCCATTTGAAAACTCAGAATTCAGAGTATTTTTATgatgcatgtatttttatttaaaatgtgttcttgCAGGTTCACACATTTTAATATTCCCTTCTATCAGTGTATAGTTCCCAGAAATAATTCCTGTCAGGCAACACGGTTTTCTGAAGATAGTATTTTCCACCCTCATAGCATTTTCAATAAATTCTATAGATCAGATTACAATAAAGTGCACATATTCCTCTGTGATACAGGCAACAAAGCTGTGGACTGAAAAAATAAGTCATTCTGCAAGTtgaaaaccacacacacaaaaaaaaacttgctgtgGCCATTTAGCACCCCACAGTTAAGTTGTCCCACTAAGTACaaccagaaatacttttttttaaatgtctgttagcttaaaaaaaatgaacttatataattaaaaataatggttCCTTTTTAATTAGACTctgagaaaacattaatttatgtAAGTCTTGAAGCCTACAGCTTTCCCCAAGGCTGGCATTCTGCCTTGAAAACttgtattatgtattttacCCTTTGGATCCAGGCTTCAAGCTTGCAAAAGCTTTGGAGTTCTTCAGGGAATGCGAAATTTcattgagaaaagaaataaaatgagaatcCCTTTCTGACTTCTTAGACTCAAAAATAACTACGATGGTAAAATGAGGTTCAGGGCGAGTCAGAAAGTATGTGCTTTGGACTTTGTCATCGTAGAAGTGAACAACCTTCTCCAAGCTGTTGAGGTCAGAGGTTCTGTCAGTCATAATCATGATTACATTGGGCCAGTGCATAACAGGCCTGTCGCTGGGCAGAGACACCACTGCGGGGTACTGATCCACTCCTTTAGGGGCTTCCCTGTAAGAATGGGGGTGATGATAACCGTGTCCCTGAAAACTTTCCGATCCACGATTGTCAAAAATCAAGGAAACATTGACAGCATCATATTTCCGAATGAAACTGGAAATTTTCCCAAAGTAATCAGGATTTGTTTTTGCAGtcaaagttttcatttcagatgctGTTGTTTGTCGACTAAGGGCCTCATGAAAGTAAAAGCTAAACTTGGCAAGGAGAATGTTTTTGAGTTTCATCAGCCAGAGGAAGAGGTGTGGAGGTTGTACTGCTTTTTGAGACTGCCCTCCAAACAGATGCTTCTTGGTCTCTCGCTGTTTCTCAAAAATTTGGCCCCACGTCTGTAGTTTCGTGTGAGCGCTGTGCAAGTTGACCAGGGATGGAAGGAACTTCCACTCTGAGATCTGAGCCTGAGCCTTTAAGAGATGTGCAAGC
This genomic window from Cygnus olor isolate bCygOlo1 chromosome 1, bCygOlo1.pri.v2, whole genome shotgun sequence contains:
- the KICS2 gene encoding KICSTOR complex protein C12orf66 homolog isoform X1 gives rise to the protein MGEAIALGAPVPVEQAVLETFFSHLGIFSYDKAKDNVEKEREGNKSAGGSWLALLAALAHLAAAEKAYHSMAFLGQKLGGQSFFSRKDSIRTIYTSLHNELKKVVATGRNALGGTAPHLEELLSHLSEQLCFFVQARMEIADFYEKMYTLSTQKFINSEELVNILESILKKYSSRFHHPILSPLESSFQLEVDVLAHLLKAQAQISEWKFLPSLVNLHSAHTKLQTWGQIFEKQRETKKHLFGGQSQKAVQPPHLFLWLMKLKNILLAKFSFYFHEALSRQTTASEMKTLTAKTNPDYFGKISSFIRKYDAVNVSLIFDNRGSESFQGHGYHHPHSYREAPKGVDQYPAVVSLPSDRPVMHWPNVIMIMTDRTSDLNSLEKVVHFYDDKVQSTYFLTRPEPHFTIVVIFESKKSERDSHFISFLNEISHSLKNSKAFASLKPGSKG
- the KICS2 gene encoding KICSTOR complex protein C12orf66 homolog isoform X2, whose product is MGEAIALGAPVPVEQAVLETFFSHLGIFSYDKAKDNVEKEREGNKSAGGSWLALLAALAHLAAAEKAYHSMAFLGQKLGGQSFFSRKDSIRTIYTSLHNELKKLCFFVQARMEIADFYEKMYTLSTQKFINSEELVNILESILKKYSSRFHHPILSPLESSFQLEVDVLAHLLKAQAQISEWKFLPSLVNLHSAHTKLQTWGQIFEKQRETKKHLFGGQSQKAVQPPHLFLWLMKLKNILLAKFSFYFHEALSRQTTASEMKTLTAKTNPDYFGKISSFIRKYDAVNVSLIFDNRGSESFQGHGYHHPHSYREAPKGVDQYPAVVSLPSDRPVMHWPNVIMIMTDRTSDLNSLEKVVHFYDDKVQSTYFLTRPEPHFTIVVIFESKKSERDSHFISFLNEISHSLKNSKAFASLKPGSKG